In the Halorubrum ruber genome, CGACCCGGCGCGTGAGCGCGTCCACGATCGGGCTGCTCTCGTTCGGGCCGATCGCGCGGCGGGCGGCCGAACAGCTCTCCGGGTTCGACGCCGACCTCGTGGCGTACGACCCGTTCGTCGACGCCGAGGAGATGGCCGACTACGGCGTCGAGAAGGTCGATTTCGACGCGTTGTTCGACCGCGCCGATCACGTCGGCGTCTACGCGCCGCTGACGGACGCGACGCGCGGGATCGTCGACGCCGACGCGCTGGGGCGACTGAGCGAGGACTCGGTCGTCGTCAACGTGAGCCGCGGTCCGGTCGTCGACGCCGACGCGCTGCTCGACGCGCTGGCGGCGGACGAGATCAAGGCCGCCGGCCTCGACGTCCTCGCCGAGGAGCCGCCCGAGGACGACCCGCTCGTCGGTCGCGACGACACCGTGGTCACGCCGCACGCCGCGTGGTACAGCGAGGAGGCGAGAGACGACCTGAACCGGAGCGGCGCCGCCGACGTGGCGGCCGTGCTGAACGGTGAGACGCCCGACGGTCGGGTCGACCCCGAGGCGGACTGGCTGTAGTGGAGCGGTAGTTGCGGAGGGGGCGACGAGACGAACTACAGGCGGTCGAGCGCGTCGAAGTCGTCGCCTTCGTCAAGGTCGTCGTCCCCCGAGTCGTTCGAGGTGTCGGAAACCACGGAATCGCCCCCGTCGCCGCCGGGGTAGCTCGCGTCGAGCCCCGCGGCGAGGCCGGGACCGAGGTCGTAGGTGTCCCGGACCGTCTGTGCGAGGACGCCGTCGGGGTCGAAGACGACGTAGACGGCGACGAACTCGTGTTCCGCGGGGCGCAACACGAACACCTCCCGCGGGTCGTCGTCGTCCCGCGACTCGTTCACGCGGGCGACGAGCGGCTCGATCGGGAGCCGGCCCGTGCGGACCTCCTCGAAGGTGTCGCTGCCGGGCGCGTCGGCGAAGAGGTATAACGCGCCGTTGGGGTCGCCGTCGTTCGACCGCGTCGTGATCGAGCCGACCGGCTCGCCCTCGGCGCGGATCTGTCGCCACGTCTCGACGGCCGCCTCGAACATCCCCTCGACGCCGTCGGCGAAGCGGAACCGCGTCTCGCGGACGACGTCGACCTCGCGGAAGCGCGCGGCGCCGTCGGTCCACGCCAGCGTCGCGTCGACGACGAAACCGGGGCGGAGCGCGTCGACGGCGTCGGCGAGGTCGCCCTCGTACCCCTCGGCGGTGGCGTAGAGGGGGTCGAAGCGGTCCTCGGCGTCCGGGTCCGTCGGGTCCACCGGCTCGTCGGCCAGCTCGACGAGGACGAACTCCTCGGTGTCGTCGGGGGCGGCGGCCGACGAGTCGGCCGGAGGAGAGTCGGCTGCCGCGTCGGCGTCGGGCGCGTCGTCGATGTCCGGCCGCTGGCGGCGGTCGTGGACGCGGAACCGGCCGCTCGTCGTCGGGTCCATACCCGTCGCTGGGGCGGCGGGCGGAAAAGCCGGTCGGAAGCGGACGCAGAAACGGTCCGGAACCGACCGCGGATCCGTGTCGTTATGGGGCCGCCGGCCCAAGGAACCGGTAAATGGGGATCCTCGAGGACAAGTCGAACGCCCGCCTCTTCTACAAGTACCTCTCGAAGGTGTACGACCGGATTAACAGCTTCAACTGGAACGAGGAGATGCGCGCGGAGGCGCTCTCGTGGCTGGAGTTCGGCGACGACCCGACGGTGCTCGACGTGGGCTGCGGCACCGGGTTCGGCACCGAGGGGTTACTCGAGCACGCCGACGACGTCCACGGCCTCGACCAGAGCGTCCACCAGATGGAGAAGGCGTTCGAGAAGTTCGGGAGACACGACAGGGTAAACTTCTACCGCGGCGACGCCGAGCGGCTCCCGTTCCGCGACGACGCGTTCGACGTGGTGTGGTCGTCCGGCTCCATCGAGTACTGGCCCAACCCCGTCGAGGGGCTGCGCGAGCTCCGACGCGTCGCGAAGCCGGGCGGGCAGGTCCTCGTCGTCGGTCCCGACTACCCCCACAACCCGATCCTCCAGCGGGTGGCCGACGCGATCATGCTGTTCTACGACGCCGACGAGGCCGACCGGATGTTCGAGGCGGCCGGCTACGAGGAGTTCGAACACCACATTCAGCAGGCGACGCCCCAGAGCCCCCGCGCCATCACGACCGTCGCCCGCGTTCCGGGCGGCGACGAGGCGGGCGGCAGTTCCGCGTCGGGTACCGAGGAGTCCGCATCGGGCGCCGAGGAGTCCCCGTCGACGGCGTCCGACGCCGAGTAACGGCGTCAGCACCGATCCGTCCGAGACGCGCGTTCTCACCCCGAGTCGACGAACGCCTCCAGCGTCGCGACCGACTGCCCGTCGGCCGTGATCTCGACGGTGACCCGCCGGCCCGGCTCGAGCGTCGGGTCGTTGGTGTCCGCGACGCGGAACGTCGCCGTCTCCCCGGCGCGCAGCGTGTCGCCGCCGGCGGAGTTGAACGCCCCCGTCGGTCCGGGGTGGAAGCCGGCGGCCGAGAAGAACGGGACCGGCGGCTGTTCGTCGAGCGGTTCGCCGTCGACGCTGACGCGGACCGTCACCGCGGAGACATCGATCGGGTCGCCGCCGCGGTGGTCGATCGCGATCCGGTCGTCGGTCGCCGACAGCGACAGGGCCGCCGACGGCGGCACCGTCGCGCTCGGGCCGTCGAGCGTGGCGGCCGCGACGCCGCCGGCCAACACGACCGTGATCGCGATGAGCAGCACGCCCGCAACGGGCGCGATCCCTCGGGCGCGACGGACGACTGGTGGCACGGCGGCCCTGCGGCGGTTTCGGGTAAAAAGGTCGGCCCGGGAGGCGACGCCCCCGAGTCGGGCCGTCACTCGTCGTCGACCGGCCGCGGCGTCGAGAGGGGCTCGATGTCGCCGAGGACGACGACGCGGGGCTCGTCGACGACCGTGATGCGGTACGTCTCGGCCGGCGAGAGCGTCCGGACGACCCCCTCCTCGTCGGTCGTCCCGATCGTCCGGCTGTCGCCGTCGCCCACCGACTTGGTGACGGTGACGTCGGGGACCGGCTCGCCCGTCTCGTCGTCGAGGACGGTCACGGTCACCGGGCCCCCGGGGTACGTCCGTTCGACGGTGACGTTGAACCCGTCGCCCGCCGCCGTGACGGGCTCGCTGTCGGGGAACGCGGACAGGTCGATGCGCTGGTGTTCGACGAACACCTGCTCGGTGCCGCCGCTGACGAACGTCCGGAGGGTCCCGACCTCGTGCGGGATGGTGATCCGCTGGACGGAGCCCGCGCCGAACGCGTCCGGTTCGCGGAGCGCGGCCGTCTCGGGGTAGGCCGCCTCGGTCATCTCGATCGCCGCGTCGTTCGAGATGTCGCTGCCGCCGCGGTCCCAGCGGTCAGTTCGGAACACCTCGCGGACGTACTCGCCGTCGACGACCGTGGCGAGCACGACGGCGCCCTGACTCGACGCGACGTACAGGTCGTTCGGCGAGGACTGGCCGCGAGCGGTCGCGAGCGCGCGGTCGCGGACCGGGCCCTCGTACACCTGGAGCGCCACCTGGAGCTCGTCGAGCCGGCCGGGCGAGCTGAACCCGTCCGTCGACTCGGCGAGCGCGTCGATCTCGTCGAGCCGCTCGTCGTACTCGCGGGCGGTCGCGGCCACGCGGACGAGCTCGTCGACTAATTCGCGGTCGCTGATCTCGCCGGCCGCGTGCGCGCTGAAGGCGGCGGTCTGGCGGCTGTTCAGCGCCACCTCCGCGCGCTCGACCCGGTTGAGCTCCGCGAGGATCTGCTGTTGGCGCTCGACGCCCGCCTCGGCGCGTTCGATCCGGTCGACGACGGCCGCGGTCTCGAAGGCGGCGTCGGCGTCGGCGGTCGCGAAGCCGAGCGACGACCCGAGGTCCGGGCCGCGGGTGTACGCGCTGACGCGCGTCTCCGCCCCGGGCGGCGTCGAGAGCGTCCGGAACGTGAGGTTGGCCGTGTCGATCTGCGGCGTCGTCTGTCCGGTGACGCTCGATGCCGAATCGACGGACAGCGGGGAGTCGACGGGACCGACCGAATCGACGGGTGGTGCCGGATCGGCGGACGGTTCCGGATCGGCGGCCGGTACCGAACCGGCGGACGGCGAGACGGCGCCGGGCGCGGTGACGCCGGCGACCGGGGCCACGAGCAGCAGGACCGCGACCGCGGCGATCGGGAGGGCTCTCATCGTCTCTGGGTTCGACCCGCGACACAAAAAGTCCACCCACTGCGGTCGGCCGGCAGGTCGTGCGGCCGGGCGTCGCGGGCGAACCGCGGGCGATGGAGCCGCGCGGGTCGGCGTCGCAGGCGAACCGCGGGCGATGGAGCCGTGCGGGTCGGCGTCGCGGGCAGACGGCGGCCCGGGAGCGCAAGCTCGGTCCGGCATCCTGTCAAAAAACAGCGTATGGAAAGCGTTTTGCCCGGCGCGCGAGTGACCCGAGACGTATGCGGAACCCCGCCTTTCGCGCGCTCTTGGTCGCTGTCGTCGCGCTCGCGCTGGTCGCGAGCGCCGGCGGCGCGGCCGACGGTGCGACCACGACCCCCTCCCCCCTCGGCGCGGACGACCCCCCGGCCCACGTGCCGGCAGTCGGTGACGAACCGCGCGTCCGCGAGTCGGTCGACGACCGCTCGCCGGCGGTCCGCCAGCAGACCGGCGACGGCATCACGTCGCCGTCGACGACGCGGATCCGACTCGCGTTGAACTCCGACCGCAGCGCAGACTGGACCGTCGCGGTCCGGTACTCGCTGGCGGACGAGAACGAGACGAGGGTGTTCAGGGCCGCCGGCGACCGCTTCCGCGACGGCGAGGTCGGCCCGAGCGCCGAGCTGTTCGAGGGGTTCCGCCGCGAGGCGAACCGGAACGTCGACCGGTCGATGGCGATCGAGGACGTCGAACGCGAGGTCATCGTCCACGAGAACCCGGGCGAGTTCGACGTCGCCACGGAGGACGCGGTCGCCGTCGGCGAGCTCCGGCTGCGCTTCACCTGGACGTCGTTCCTCGCGCAGGACGGCGAGAGCCTCGTCCTCGGGGACGCGCTGACGACGCCCGGCAACGAGACGTGGCTCCGCAGCCTCGAAGCGGGCCAGACCCTGGAGGTGGCGACGCCGGAAGGGTACACGGTCACCGGAACGCCGAGCAGCGCCGTGACGCAGCTCTCGGACGGCGACGTGATCATCGAGGGGCCCCAGACGTTCGAGGGAGGCGAGCCCGTGGTGATCGTGTACGGGCCCGCGGGGGCGGGCACCCCGTGGACGATGCTGATGGCCGCGATCGTACTCGCCGCGGCCCTCGTGGCCGGGAGCGTCGTCGGATACCGTCGGATCAACAACGGGGAGAGCGACCCGAACGAGTCGGCCGCGAACGGCGGCGAGCGCGCGGCGAGCGGCGACGGTCCGAACGCGATGGGCGTCGGCGACGCCGGTCCGGGGACCGGAGCCGACGCCGGCGCCGACGCGACCGACGAGGCGGACGACGGCGACGAGGAGGACCTCTCGCTGCTCTCGGACGAGGAGCGCGTCGAGCGGCTCCTCGACGCGAACGGCGGCCGGATGCGGCAGGCCGACATCGTCGCCGAGACAGGGTGGTCGGACGCGAAGGTGTCGCAGCTGCTCTCGGCGATGGCCGACGAGGGGCGCGTCGAGAAGCTCCGGCTCGGCCGCGAGAACCTCATCTCCCTGCCCGACGACGAGGGCGACGGCAACGGGGGAGGCGACGACGGCGACGACGACCGCTGACGACCCGGCACGCGGCCGGGCCGAGCGGAAACCGCTGGTCCGCCGTCGGCCGTTCCGAAAACCATTACAGGGCGAGCGACCGAGTATCGATCATGAAGGTTCTGGTGACCGTCAAGGAGGTCGCGGAGGCGGACGACGACTTCGCGATCGAGGGGACAGACATCGCCGAGTCCGACCTCGAGTACGACCTCAACGAGTGGGACGACTACGCCGTCGAGGCCGCCGTCCAGCTCGCCGAGGCCGGGATCGCGGACGAGGTCGTGACCGTCACCGTCGGCCCGGAGCGCGCCGAGGAGACGATCCGGATGGCGCTCGCGAAGGGCGCCGACCGCGCGGTCCGCGTCTGGGACGACGCGCTCGAGGGCGGGTTCGCCGACGTCGCCTCGAAGGTCGCCCTGTTCGAGGCGGTCGTCGACGAGGAGGAGCCGGACCTGGTCCTCGGCGGCGTCCAGGCCGCGGACACCGGCTTCGGCGCCACGGGCGTCGCGCTCGCGGAGCGGATCGGATTCGAGCACGCGGCGGTCGTCAACCAGCTCGACGTGGACGCGGACGCCGGCGTGGCGCACGTCCACCGCGAGCTGGAGGGCGGCGTCGAGGAGCTGACCGACGTCGACCTGCCGGCCGTGTTGACCGTCCAGACCGGCCTCAACGAGCCGCGGTACGCGAGCCTCCGCGGGATCCGACAGGCCCAGCGCAAGGAGATCGCCGCGAAGGACCTGGCCGACCTCGGCCTGACCGCCGATGACGTCGAGAGCGCGCTGACGATCACCGAGATGTACGAGCCGGAGAGCGAGTCCGACGCGGAGATCATCGAGGGCGACGCCGGCGAGTCCGCGGGGCGCCTTGCCGAGGTCCTCCGCGAGAAGGGGGTGAGCGCGTGATGAGCGTGCTCGTCGCCGCCGAACACCGCCGCGGCGCGCTCCGGGACGTTACCTACGAGGCGATCACGGCCGGGCGAGAGCTCGCCGACGAGCGCGGCGGCGACCTCCACGTGGCCGTCGTCGGCGGCGACGTCGACGGGTTCGCGGAGGACGTCAACCGCGAGGGCGTCGACGCGGTCCACGCGGTCGAGGACGGCGAGGAGTTCGACCACAACGCCTACCAGGCGGCGGTCTCGACGCTCGCGGACCGGATCGACGCCGGCGCGGTGGTGCTGCCGAACTCCGTCAACGGGCTCGACTACGCGCCCGCCCTCGCCGAGGACCTCGGCGCCCCGATCGTCACCGACGCGGTCGGAATCGCCTACGACGACGGGCTCACCGTCACCCGCGAGATGTACGGCTCGAAGGTCGAGACGACCGTCGACGTCGCGGGCGACCGGTTCGTCCTCACGGTCCGAGGCGGCGAGTGGCCGCCCGCGGAGGGGGTCGGCGACGCGACCGTCGAGGCGGCCGAGGTCGACATCCCCGAGTCGGGCGCCCGCGTCACGGGCTTCGAGGAGGTCGGCGGCGGCGACGTCGACATCGCGGACGCCGACGTGCTCGTCTCGGTCGGCCGCGGCATCGAGGAGGAGGAGAACCTCGAGCTCGTCGAGGAGCTCGCTGACGCGCTCGGCGCGACGCTGTCCGCCTCCCGCCCGATCGTCGACAACGGCTGGCTGCCGAAGAACCGGCAGGTCGGCCAGTCGGGGAAGGTCGTCACGCCGGACGTGTACATCGCGGTCGGCATCTCCGGCGCGGTCCAACACGTCGCCGGGATGAAGGGGTCGGACACGATAATCGCGATCAACACCGACCCGAACGCGCCCATCTTCGACATCGCCGACTACGGGATCGTCGGCGACCTCTTCGACGTGGTGCCCGAGCTGATCGACGAGTTCGCATAGGCCGGCGGCGCCGTTCCGGCAGCAACACTCTTTGACTCCGACCGAGTACCGGGCGGTTAGACGGCGTCCGCCGTCGACTCCCCGATGCCCCCCATCCGCGCCGCCGTCCCGACGCTCGCGGAGGCGAGAGCGCTGCTCGTCGGTCTCCGCCGGGCGGTCGACGGCGAGCGGGACGCGATCGCCGCGGAGCTGGCGGGCGAGGAGCCGGACGCGGCGCTGCTCGATCTGGTGTCGGAGCCGTTCGCGTCCGTCGACGACGTCGACGAGCGGCTGGCGCGGACCGAGTCGTACCTCCGCGAGCGCGGCGACCGGCGCGCGGTGTTCCTCACGGTGTACAGTCGGATGACGGCGACCGTGCGGACCGCCATCGACGACGGCGCGTTCGTCGATCCGGAGTGGGCGGCCGCGTATCTCGTCGCCTTCGCGGAGCGCTACCGGCGAGCGCTGGTCGCGTTCGAGCGACGAGCGTTCGACTCGCTTCCCCGGCCGTGGCTGCTCGCCTTCGGCGCCGCGGCCCGCGGGGAGACGCTCGTCGCGCAGGACGCCCTGCTGGGCATCAACGCGCACATCACCTACGACCTCACGTACACGCTCGGCGACGTGGGAATCGATCCCGACCGCGGCGACAAACACGAGGACCACGACCGCATCAACGCGGTTCTGGCCAGGCTCGTCCAGACCGCGCAGGACGCGCTCGTCGAAGCCTACGACGCGGTCGGGATCGCCGGGATCGATCGGCTGTTCCATCCCCTCGACGACCGGTTGGCGCTGCTGGGGCTGCGCGGCGTTCGGGAGTTCGCGTGGCGGAACGCCGTGTTGCGGGCGGACCTCCCGAGGTGGGTCGGCGAACCGTACGTCGACTGGCGGACCGAGACCGTCGCGACCGGCGCCGCCGCGGTCGTGCTCGCTCCCGAGTTCGACGCGGCCGAGAGCGCGCGCCTGCGGGACGCGGAGGCCGACGCGGACGTGGCGAACGCCTTCGGCGAGGCGGTCCGGCGGCGGATATAGCGGGCCCGCGGACCGTTCCGGCGGAGTCGATACGTAGCGAACCCGCGCCCCCGGCGGAGCATCTGCCAAGTGAGAAACACCTATGACACTCGTCGCGAATATGACGACTATGCCACATATTCGGGGGACGATCCACGGCGTCGCCGCGATGGTGATGCTCGTCGTCGGGTCGATGCTGACGAACACGATCCGCGAGGAGTACGAGCTGTTCGCGCAGATGGCCGCGACGACGACGCACCTGCTCGTCGACGTCGCGGAGCTGCCGGTGTCGCGGGAGATCGCCGAGGTGGTCGTCCCCCTCGGCGTGTTGATGGGCGTCTGGGTGTTCGCCTACGAGCTCCAGCGGCTCTCGCGGAGCGAGTGACACCGAAGGGGGCGGGTCAGTCTCGGTTCGTTTATCACCCCGCCGACCCTCGGATCCGGCAATGAGCGAGGCCGACGAGCAGCCGGCTGCGACCGCGACCGGCCGGGAGATCTGGATCGAGAAGTACCGGCCGCAGACGCTCGACGACATCCACGGCCAAGAGGAGATCATCGAGCGCCTCCAGAGCTACATCGCGCAGGACGACGTGCCCCACCTTTTATTTTCAGGGCCTGCGGGAGTGGGAAAAACCACCGCGGCCACCGCCATCGCCCGCGAGATCTACGGCGAGGACAACTGGCGCGGGAACTTCCTCGAGCTGAACGCCTCCGACCAGCGCGGGATCGACGTCGTCCGCGACCGGATCAAGGGGTTCGCGCGCTCGTCGTTCGGCGGCGACTTCCGGATCGTGTTTCTCGACGAGTCAGACTCGTTATGCGTACCACCGGGAACCGAGGTCGTTACGGGGTATCCGTCGAAGCCCGAGGTAAAACCGATCGAGGAAGTGAGTACGGAGGGCGAACCGATCCCGTCTGTCGATTTCGAGACCAACGAGATACAATCCGACAAGGGGAAGCTCGTCGACTCCGGTACTGCGGACTTCCTCGAAATTGAGTTAGCGGACGGTCGAACCACGGTCGCGAGTCCAACTCACCCGTTCTTCGCGGTCGGCGAAGACGGAAGACTCGTGGAAAAAGAGCTCAGGGAGCTGTCACCGAGTGACGAAATCGCGGACTTCAAAGACGAGATCGGGGTATCGAAGTGCGAGATCTGTGAGTCGTGGACAGCAGGACGGTTCTGTTCCATGGAGTGTAAAAACGAGGGCCACAGCCGAGAGATGCGCGGGAGCGGGAACCCGATGTACGGGACCGAATGGTCCGACGAGCGTCGAGAAAAGATCGTCGAAAAGCTCTCAGACGGTCGCTTTGCCGGAAGTAACAACCCGAACTACGGCGGGGATTTCCACGGAGTCCACGTCATGGAGATGGACGAAGAGACAGTTGAGCAATTTCGTGAGACGATCAGCGAGATGCGGTCGGGAACGTCGTGGGAGGAGTGGGTCGTCGACGCGGATCCCGACCGGGTGAAAGCAGACATCGGTGCGGCCACGGTCGAGTGGTGGGAAAGCTTGGACGACGAGGAGAGACAGGCGGTAATCGACAAGAGCGTCGAAAACTGTGACTATCCCGTTTGTGACATCAGCGGCGACAATAATCCGATGCGCGATCCGGAAGTCGCACAGAAAGTGTCAGAAGCGCTGAAAGGCCATGAACCGACCGGCGGCAACATCAGACACAGCGACGAACTCGGACACTTGGTTCGATCCGACTGGGAGTACGATGTCGCGAAGGCACTACAGGAGGCAGGTATCGAGTACGAGTACGAACCGGCGTTCGAACTGTCCGACTCCGTGTACCATCCCGATTTCCTGCTCGGAGACACGGTGATCGAGGTTAAGGGAGTTGCCGAGCTGTGGGGACAGACCGAGAAAGTCGAGGAATTCCTCGAAACGTACGGCGACGAGTACACGTACGTCGTCGTCGGCGACGGCGCCATGCCTCACCACGAACATTACGAGAAAGAAGAGTTCGAACCGGCGGTCGTCGCCGACGGCGGAGTCCAGAGCGTTCAGACGGTGGCGATCGACAGCATCGAGTACAGCCATCGCGGCAAGGCGTACAACATCACCATGGAGGACACCCCCAACTTCATGCTCGCGAACGGGGTGTTGACGCACAATACCGACGACGCCCAGTCAGCGCTCCGCCGGACGATGGAGCAGTTCTCCGACAACACCCGCTTCATCCTCTCATGTAACTACTCGTCGAAGATCATCGACCCGATCCAGTCGCGGTGCGCCGTCTTCCGCTTCTCGCCGCTCTCGGACGAGGCGGTCGGGGGGATGGTCCGCGAGATCGCGGCCGCGGAGGGGATCGAGGTGACCGACGCGGGCGTCGACGCCCTCGTCTACGCGGCCGACGGCGACATGCGCCGCGCGATCAACTCCCTTCAGGCGGCGGCGACGACCGGCGACGTCGTCGACGAGGAGGCCGTGTACGCGATCACGGCGACCGCGCGGCCGGAGGAGATCGAGTCGATGGTGACCGACGCGCTGAACGGCGACTTCGCGCGGGCCCGCTCGACGCTCGACACGCTGCTCACGGAGACGGGGATGGCCGGCGGCGACGTGATCGACCAGCTCCACCGCTCAGTCTGGGAGTTCGACCTAAGCGAGCGCGAGGCGGTGCGGCTCATGGAGCGCATCGGCGAGGCCGACTACCGGATCGCCGAGGGGGCCAACGAGCAGGTCCAGCTGGAGTCGCTGCTCGCGGCGCTTTCATTGGACGAATAGCGATAGACTGGGGCCGGATCTCCGCTCGTTCATTTATAAACAGTCGGCCGCGGACGGATGACGAACACCGCCAAAGCCCCAGCCGCTCGCTTATAAATAGCTGAGAGCAGATCGACGGCGAACATCTCCAAAGCCCGAGCCACTCGTTTATAAATAGCTGATCGCGGATCGCCGGTGAACACCGCCAAAGCCCCAGCCGCTCGCTTATAAATAGCTGAGAGCAGATCGACGGCGAACATCTCCAAAGCCCGAGCCACTCGTTTATAAATAGCTGATCGCGGATCGCCGGTGAACACCGCCAAAGCCCCAGCCGCTCGTTTATAAATAACTGAGAGCAGATCGACGACGAACATCTCCAAAGCCCCAGCCGCTCGTTTATAAATAACTGAGGGCAGATCGACGACGAATACCGCCAAAGCCCCAGCCGCTCGCTTATAAATAGCTGAGAGCAGATCGACGACGAACATCTCCAAAGCCCCAGCCGCGAGGACTCGATGGGCTCGCTGCGGTCCTCGTCGCTCACTACGTTCGCTCCTGCGGTCCTTGCGTCGCCCGTCTTCGTCCTCGCGGCTGCCCCTTTGAGTCCCGCCCTGCTCCGCACAGCACCTCACGCCTCCCCAGCCTCGTCGGCCTCCCTCCGCTTCGCTCCGGTCGGCCGACTCCCTCGCGCGTGCGATTCGCGCCCTTCGGGCGCTCATCGGCACGCGCCATTCCGGCAGGCGCGCTTTTTAAATCGGGGCGGCGCCGACGGTCGGTATGCTCGTCGTCGTCTCCGACACGCACGCACGCGAGGAGTCGAAGCTTCAGGGACGGACCGCGGAGGCGATCCGCGAGGCGGAGCTGGTGATCCACGCGGGCGACTTCTACCGCGAGCCGGTCTTGGACGCGTTTCAGTCGGCCGCCGCGAGCCTCCGGGCCGTCTACGGCAACAACGACGACGCGTCGATCCGCGACCGGGTTCCTGAGGTGCGGACCGTCGAGTACGCTGGGGTGCGGTTCGCGGTCACGCACCGTCACCGGAGCGGCGACACGGGGCTCGTCATGCTCGGTCGGGGCCGCGACGCGGACGCCGTGATCTGCGGCCACAGCCACCGGCCGCGGTTCGACGACTCGGGCGGGCTCCCGATACTGAATCCGGGCAGCCACGCGCAGCCGCGCGGCAACCGCCCGGCCCACGCGGAGCTGACTCCGACCGAGGGTGAGAGCGGAAGCGAGCCCGCGCTGGACGGGGAGCTGGTGACGCCGGACGGCGAGTCCTTCGAGACGTTCCGTATCGATGGCGAGAGCGGCGCGCAGTAACGGTGCGGGGATCGGCTCGGAGCGGAAGCGGAGACGGAAGCGCGAGAAGCGAGCGAAGCGCGTCGCCGCTGCGTCGGCGGGGACCGATCGCGACGCCCCGCGGACGGCCGGACCGGCCGACGGTCGTGTGCACGGTGGCGGACCCGAATCGGTGCGGGCGCGGGCGCGGACGCCGGCGGTCGGACGGAGCGGCCAGGGAGGGGTTCCGGGCAGGGGAGGGGTTCCGGGCAGGGGAGGGAGCGGCCGCGAGTCCGACCGGCCGGCGGGTCGACCGGCGTGTTGGGGCGTGTGAGGGCCGAAGCGGGGGTCGCGGTTACACGTAGTCCGGGTACCGACATATACGTGGCTGAGAGACAAAGGCGCGTTTTAGTCACCGGTCCGAGCGCCCGCTGGCGGAGGCGTTTCCGAGGGAGCGACCCGGCGCGCTCGAAACTTATAACCGCGTGCCGACGGATTCGAGCGTATGCTCCCGGTCCAACCGCTGTTCGTGCTCTTATTGGTGGGTCTTCTCGGGCTGTTCTTCTTCGGGTTCCTCCTCGTCCGGCGCACGGTGGCCGGGCTGAACGAGGGGTACAA is a window encoding:
- a CDS encoding DUF5995 family protein; this encodes MPPIRAAVPTLAEARALLVGLRRAVDGERDAIAAELAGEEPDAALLDLVSEPFASVDDVDERLARTESYLRERGDRRAVFLTVYSRMTATVRTAIDDGAFVDPEWAAAYLVAFAERYRRALVAFERRAFDSLPRPWLLAFGAAARGETLVAQDALLGINAHITYDLTYTLGDVGIDPDRGDKHEDHDRINAVLARLVQTAQDALVEAYDAVGIAGIDRLFHPLDDRLALLGLRGVREFAWRNAVLRADLPRWVGEPYVDWRTETVATGAAAVVLAPEFDAAESARLRDAEADADVANAFGEAVRRRI
- a CDS encoding metallophosphoesterase; translated protein: MLVVVSDTHAREESKLQGRTAEAIREAELVIHAGDFYREPVLDAFQSAAASLRAVYGNNDDASIRDRVPEVRTVEYAGVRFAVTHRHRSGDTGLVMLGRGRDADAVICGHSHRPRFDDSGGLPILNPGSHAQPRGNRPAHAELTPTEGESGSEPALDGELVTPDGESFETFRIDGESGAQ